CGCGGGAGGAGCGTGCGAGCTTAGCGTTCGACGCCGCAACCTTGTCTATAACTATAGCTTGGCGTCGTCCACCTCTAAACACCCCCACGGTGTTCTCAGCGAAGATGGGTACTTCTCCTCGCCCCTAAAGATCCCATTTTTTCATCGgactatttctttttcttgtagatTTTTTCGTTTTCTTAGATGGAATTTGGATCGCATCCACGTTGGATTCCTTCTCTTCAACTGGGTTTTttcaatttaaattattttcccCTTTTTCTCAGAATTTTGGTGGGACTGGATGTGTAAAATAGAGgaataagttcttaaaaattTGGCCTTGGAATTAGTAGGCGTTCGAAATCCACTGGGGAAATCTGGAAAAGGATGATTTTATACAACCATATTaagtaaaagataaaaatttgagTTGATATTGCTTTTTGGGAGGCAATTATGAGGCCATTGAAATAATCGAGCTTCAATGTACCTTGCCTTCTAACTACTTCTTGAAACACGGGATTGTGAAACTTGTGCAGTATGCTTCGAACTTTAATTTTCTGTTGGCCTTTCTTGCAACAAAAGATTAGAAGAGCGATGCATTGCTGCTTGGTTTCCAAAGAAGATGGGACGTCGGATTAACATTCTGAACTATGACACCTTTTATGGAAATCTATACCTTAATTTTGTTTTTCAAAATTCTAGTTTTAAATTTATGTAGGGAAGATACTTGCATCAAAATCAACTTCAAAGTGGTAAAATTTCATTACTCATCACCTTGCTACTAAAAAATGCCACCCCATATTAGTTTATTCCTCTTATACTTTGTCTATGTTTATTTTTCAGTCTCCAGTTGATAGCTTCTAGAATGTGAAACCTTGTTTTTTCCACCTTTCTTCTACTGCTTAGCATAACCAGTGGGCTTATTTTTTGGAATACTTACTTTTAATATGGGATTTATGCTACTTCAAAGAATGATTTTGTCTCTCTTTTTGAGTGTATGATCTTTAACTTCTCAATTTTAAAGCACAGCATAGTTGCATCTATATTTTCTGGGTCAGCACCACAGTTTTGTCCTGAAGAATGGAATAGCTGTCTAATTCTTTTAAATTTCCAGAATATTTCATTGTTCCACAACAAATATAATGCAGTTATATAACGTCGAGGTTGTGTTTTGTAGGTTTTACAAGGTAGCAGTAAATGAGACGTTGCTCTGGTTTCAGGTTGGCCTTGTCAGGTTACCTTCTTAGTATGAgctttcatatgttcatgattaTTACATTGTGTACTTCTTTGCTAAAAGTAACAAGTGAATGTTTGAAATTTTTTGTCCACTTTAGATTACTTGACCATGATATTAACTTTCAAGGAGAGTAGTTCATGTATATCTCTGGGATGGTGTATTAGATAAACCACAttgcttcaaattgaactcctcaaGTTTGATGCTATTCAGGTCATTGATATTCAGCTCATCAATTTGTATGTGAACAGCTATGCGATCAGATGATATTCAACCACAATCCACCTAGATGTTTTGGTTGCCAGGTAATGGCTTCTGAGGGGGTTCTCACCACCTTCTTTAGGCCAGTTTTCTTTGCTTGGCTttaatatcttatttcaattagAGCAACTGGATATTGCTATCTTAAAAAGTTTTAAGATGACAGTGTGAGCAATGCTGCTATTTATAATTCTGTGTTATCCATTGTGCTATTTGTCATCTTTCTTTTGTCCAATTGTTTTACTTAATACTGTTATCTTCTTATGGCCAACTTTGCTGATTCTTTCTTTATTGCCTGTAATAGGACTGTGGAGGTCCTTCACATTGTGGCATGAAGTGCAGTGCACTTGTGGCAAACAACATAGGAGGtaggcttcttttttgttgtgtATCTTGGAGCTAATTGCTGTAGCATTATGGGATTTTGTGTCAATGTCTAAAATGGTGGACTCTATCAAGCAAATTCTTATGACCATGCACATgagtgcgcgcgcgcgcgcgcgcacacacacagagGTGCTGAGTACCCCAAGAAGCAAATTCTACTCATTCATTCTTCAAGGATCATCCATCAGTGTTCTGTCAACGTGGTTTACTAGCTTTCATGGGCATGTACCAGTTATGTAAGAAATGCTGTTGGGCAGTGTACAATGGTGAGAGTCGATAATGTGAACATATTAGATGTTTTCTACATCTGGCAGAACGAGCCTTTTCTTGCAATAAATCAATCAAATAAGTTTATGATGGAAAAGAAACAACTAATGGTCAATGAAGAATAAATAAGGCCAACATGATTGTTGAGCCTATCTTATTTGTACCTGATTATCATGTCCTTGTTTTCCCTTTATTATATTCAAACTTCACTATAAGCTCCTCAATATTCACACCATTTATTTGATAAATCCTGCACCTGAAGTTACtggttctgttttttttttttagatgatGTTTCAGTTAGCTTTGTGATTGCTTTTATAAGCACCATGATATAACTGAGCTTAACTGATAATGGTGGCTTATGCAGGTTATCATGTTTGCACAACTATTGGGGGGTTACCAAATCAGAATATTGCTCTCATTGGTAATATTAAGTACTCATGTTGCATGTATATACTTatacatccattcatgcatacatatatacatgcatattttTGTTTCCATACATCACACAGTTATTTATCATATCACTTGTGTTGTTGAGTTTTCTATCAGTCAGATGGCTGCCAGGGTCATTACTTTTAATTACTAGaagttctttttaattttaatatgaTTTATCGACATGTATAATTTCTTTGGTGCCTTCCACTATGAAGTGTTTAAACAACTACACATTATATTGATTTGGAAGAATCTTGTGTGTTCTTTGAGTTGCCTGTTGAGTGAAATTTCTGACAGATAACTGTAATAGAAGATGTCGGCGAATCTCTTGGATCCTAAAAAATTGGAGTATGGATTCTTGCATAACATGGAGATATTGGAAATTAGTTTGTCTGCACAATTACCAATTTAGTCAAATCTACCCCATAGTGGAAAGTTTTAATGGATGCACTTGTTTTTCTCTTCGGTAGGAAGAAGTGATGTAATCACTCAGTTACAACCTCTCATAGTGAAACCCGAATGCATCTTTATAAATTTAGTACATAAAAAGCGCAGGCTGATTGCAGTATATGTCACTGTTTTGGCACCCTCATTATAGATAAAATGCTAAGGTTCcaaccatgaaataattggaCAAATCAATTGATAGCACCTCTTGATTTTACTTTGTGTTACTCTTTTAGTCTTATGTCCTATCTATTTTTCGGCACCTTTATTTTGCAACAATTTATACATTATATCTGAAGCTTCTCTGCTGTGCTTCTGCCACAAAGTTTCCCTTTCCTCTCATTTAGTCGAACTTATCAACTTGTTATTATTAATAAAATCACTTGTCTGATTCTACTTTTGAgctccctccctccttctctctctctgtctgtgAGAACGGCTAAATTTGAGCAAGTTTTTAACTTTTATTTAATTGCATTGACAGATGAAAATGATCCAGAAAGGGGTGTCATTATTAGGATGTCAGCTAATAGCCTGGAAAAGAATTGTTCACTTTCTGTTTCAGTTTTCTGTGATTCAGTTAAAACCCATGTGAGTTGTTCTCCCTTCTTTGGCAGGCTTCTGCAAATATTCATATCTTATTCcttacacctccatgttcccaTTCCAGGTACCAAATTCACTGAACATATCAGGAAGCTGTGACTATGTaagtgcaatttttttttattgtatctAGGTAATATTTGTTGAGGAGAGAAGTTATCCATCCATGTGGTTTTTTCTATTGTTCATGAttattaagaaaataaagtGGGCATATTTAGTCTTTGTCTGTTTCTCAAAAGGTGACTATTGTGAGAGAAAGAACAAAGTTCTTTTTACCCTTTCTGATTTGCAATGAAGTGGATATTCAAAGAGAAGATCATAGAAATACATCCCAAGTGTATTGTAGTAAAAGAAAAGTAATAAAGTAAAGTGGGTAGAATATCCACTTATTTGCTCATTGTGAGATATAGTGAGTAAAAACCTCTTTACCCATTTAAAGGTCCATACCCTTCTGTTGGCTAGCAAGATGTCATTGCCCCCTTAGAACATaaattctttaggaagatcagtatGAACATTCTAAATAACTTTAAGAAGAATGGATCCTACGCAAGGTAGGCCGAACCGGACCGTTCAGGATGGATCCTACGCAAGGTAGGCCGAACCGGACCGAACCGCCTGGTTCGGCCTGCACCGAGCCGACCTGGTGGAAAACCAGATCGGTTTGCCCATTAAAATCTGTTCCGGCCCCGAACCGACCGGAACCAGCCAGAAAAGGCCAGAACCGATTGGAAAATGCCGGAACCAgaccgaaccggccggttccatTCGAACTCGATGCCAACAGACAATTCGCACTGAGTCGACCCGGTTCGGAACCAGGCGCCCTTCCCCTTTGCTTCTTTTGTTAAAAGGAGGTATTGGGAATGCTTCGTTTAGCCTTAAGATGCTTAAACGACTCTTCCTTCCCTCAAATTTACGAAATCACACTGATTCAGCGCGATTGAAGGAAGATCCAAGCCTAAATAAGGTGTACTTTCTCTCTTCTatctcatttcctctattttttggGGAGGTTTGAAAAAATAGCttgaaatttgcaaaataaaggAAGAtcatgtaaaatttttaatttgagcttgattttattatatgttgtagatctttggATGATTTACacgataaaaaaaattttaattttcgaattatatataatttttaaaaattaaaaatacactgttggattaaaaaaatttaaaaataaaaaaaaaataaaattttaaaaaaattataaaattagaaGCGTATTTAGGGGCATGCAAGCTATTCTCCAACAAAATTTGGCGTCTATTCATTTAATTTTTGATGCGATCATGCGCACAATGGCCTAAGTttaagtttaaaaaaaattgagaaataagtAGCTTTTGATGTATGCCCATGAacctagaaaaatatatgtagcatccattATTGGGTTCTACATGAATCCAAGCTGaaagtaattttttaaaatatttatatttaaaaatagtttttaaatttaaaaataattaaaaacatataattaatactaaaaatatttatttggatGGGCTGCTTTACAACCGTTTTATTAGTCAGTTTATCAGTCAGAAGACACCTCTTagagccagagcttcagcgagagatccgagaatGCTTATAACTCTTACGTTCCTTATGGGATAAACATATAAGATTACAACGCTGTTTGGTTAGAGAGGTGGGCTGATGTGCTGTCTGACTATGCTAATGATCTAGATATCTATAAGAGGCATCACCACTCGACAAGATTTTAACTATCGatatgtatgttgtactttaaatatatataattaattatattatattatattttttatctctatttgatttgaggatatttcatgttgcttcttgcagcatgcaacatctcactaatcattttatattttgtatcattttaaaaaaaacaagatgGATCATTTAGATTAAATCGGGATTATAGAaacttaaaaaatatcaaaaatatcaattgagacttaaaatcattgaaaaatgaaaaaagattgattaccaattaattgaacttgaaaaactcaaaaaaaaaatgagtgtGCCGGTACAGAACCGGCACGCCCAAGCATACCGTATGTTGATACGATACTGAACCGATACCGTATCGATCCATATGCCGGTACGGATTTCGGTATTGGTTTGGCGGACCTTGATCCTACGTATATATACTTTCTAGGATGCTTGTTCTTTTGATATTAATGCTTAGTTGCGGAGCTTTTTCTTAGTGAGATGGCTCAGATCTAGAGCCGATCCTGACTTTATgaaaaaaatctgcaacatTTTTCTTTAGTAATGACAATATTACCAACAAAGAGGAAGTTTATATAAGGTTTAGGCATTTTTAAAGTTTTATTCACAAGCAACACGAGGATAGAGGCTAGATCCATTTCATAgaatatgctttttttttcaatgtttTCCTTTTGCTTAATATAATCAACCATGTGATTGGTTAAACAGATCatcaaacaaaagaaagaaaaagacgtTGGAAATGGTTATAACTTATAACATATTTTCTTTGCAGGCTACAGTGCTTAGGCATCCATCCGGTTGTGCTAAAGTAATTTCTGTCAATGGAAATGGGCTGGGCTGGTTTGGTACCTTAATAATCATGTAGGTCTTTTGAGTATTATCCACTTTCAGTAAGCTTTATATTTCATAAGCGGTAGAACTACTCACCTAGCTTCCACCTATAGTTTCTTTTGCAAAACCTCATTGACTAAATTGCTTTGCTTTTCCAGAATCTTATGCCTTGTAGGAGGTTACATTCTGATTGGCACCATTTACAGGTTTTTCTTCCTCGGAATTCATGGTGCAGAAGTATGGCTTTTTCTATCACTTCAAATATTGCGCTCTACTTATAATTTTACGTAGACTATTTATGCATAGAAACTGCTCTAGAAAAATAGATTCTGAACATGTCTTTTGCTAGGATGACTTGCTA
The Phoenix dactylifera cultivar Barhee BC4 chromosome 3, palm_55x_up_171113_PBpolish2nd_filt_p, whole genome shotgun sequence DNA segment above includes these coding regions:
- the LOC103717482 gene encoding uncharacterized protein LOC103717482 isoform X2 translates to MIFNHNPPRCFGCQDCGGPSHCGMKCSALVANNIGGYHVCTTIGGLPNQNIALIDENDPERGVIIRMSANSLEKNCSLSVSVFCDSVKTHVPNSLNISGSCDYATVLRHPSGCAKVISVNGNGLGWFGTLIIIILCLVGGYILIGTIYRFFFLGIHGAEAIPNMEFWFSLPQRARSMLGSLVRRFRGHTRDSRGSYAPMNH
- the LOC103717482 gene encoding uncharacterized protein LOC103717482 isoform X1, coding for MPARCRIAFWALAASLLCFEPVLSLAGGACELSVRRRNLVYNYSLASSTSKHPHGVLSEDGFYKVAVNETLLWFQLCDQMIFNHNPPRCFGCQDCGGPSHCGMKCSALVANNIGGYHVCTTIGGLPNQNIALIDENDPERGVIIRMSANSLEKNCSLSVSVFCDSVKTHVPNSLNISGSCDYATVLRHPSGCAKVISVNGNGLGWFGTLIIIILCLVGGYILIGTIYRFFFLGIHGAEAIPNMEFWFSLPQRARSMLGSLVRRFRGHTRDSRGSYAPMNH